In Chelonoidis abingdonii isolate Lonesome George chromosome 22, CheloAbing_2.0, whole genome shotgun sequence, one genomic interval encodes:
- the ISCU gene encoding iron-sulfur cluster assembly enzyme ISCU, with protein sequence MHPSLLDRGSGELQKSHLEGTTAWRNGPALSLPRTVDTIVIAEQIPLQVVDHYENPRNVGSLDKSAKNVGTGLVGAPACGDVMKLQVEVDKNGKIIDARFKTFGCGSAIASSSLATEWIKGKTVDEALKIRNTDIAKELCLPPVKLHCSMLAEDAIKAALADYKLKQDPKKEEPEKKAAKA encoded by the exons ATGCATCCCTCTTTGCTGGACCGAGGCTCTGGTGAACTGCAAAAGTCACACCTGGAGGGCACAACTGCCTGGCGCAACGGGCCAG CACTTTCTCTGCCCCGGACTGTAGACACCATAGTCATTGCAGAGCAAATTCCCTTGCAGGTAGTGGATCACTATGAGAATCCTAGAAACGTGGGCTCCCTTGATAAGAGTGCAAAGAACGTTGGCACTGGATTAGTGGGTGCTCCTGCCTGTGGCGATGTGATGAAACTACAG GTTGAAGtggataaaaatggaaaaattattgATGCAAGATTCAAAACATTTGGCTGTGGATCAGCAATTGCCTCAAGCTCATTGGCCACAGAATGGATTAAAGGAAAAACG GTTGACGAAGCCTTGAAGATCAGAAATACTGATATTGCTAAAGAGCTCTGCCTTCCTCCAGTTAAACTACACTGTTCTA TGCTAGCTGAAGATGCAATCAAGGCTGCTCTGGCAGATTACAAGTTGAAACAGGATCCTAAGAAAGAAGAGCCAGAGAAGAAAGCAGCCAAAGCCTAA